GTAGAGTGGATTACCAACGATCTTTTTGTTCAAAAGCTCAGATTATTTTGTTGAAAAGCTCAATTTTTGATCCTAAAATAATTTCTAGACGTGATAACCCATTTTTTGACGATGATGACTCGAATTATTACCGAGCATTTATAAACGTTTGAATTCTGGTTAGTGTTCTGTCCTACTTTGGTTATAAGTTTTCAGCTGCATGTTCCTGTCTCATTAACCAGCATAAGGTTGCGCAGTTCCAGAACATTATTCACTTTCAGTTTTTTGAGGATTCTCATTTTAATAGTACTGATCGTGGACGTTTTTCTGTCAAAGATTTGTGCGATTTCAGAAATATTTACACCCTGACAAATATATTGGGCTATTTCATATTCATGGAAAGTGAGATTGCTGTTTTCCTTTAACCTGGTCGTTTTTTCAAAGGCGGACACATCACGGTTTGTGCCCAAAATTTCTTTGCACAAATACCGGTTTCCAATCAATACATCCGTAATGCATTCGATCAATTCTGATTCGTCATTTTGTTTGGAAAGATAGCCCATAACACCAGCCTTCAAAAATGAAATTGCCAGGTAGGGGCGGGGCTCTTCGTCGTACACAATGATTGGTCCAAATGCATCTTTATTATCTAGATTGTTCAGAAAACGAAGATTTCCGGCGTTGGAATCAGGATTAATTCCAAGAATTGTCACGTCACTTTTTGCATTGGTTTTCAGAAAAGAGGTCATGCAGGATGATTCCAGGATCAATATATCATTGAAGTTATCCTTGAGTAAAGCATTCAGGCCGATACGCATAACCGGATGTTTATCCACGAGGGCAATAGTTATCATCTTAAAGAGGGGTTATTTAAATTTTTAAGCTGGCACTTGCAATGCTATTCAGTCTCTACGACAATGCCGTAAGGTGAGTCATGCGCAACATTTATAATTTCAAACTGATGGTTAGTCAGCAGCATTCATTCCGATGAAATGAAGAATTAATCATTTCATCAGCTTTTTCCATACCATAATATGCTGTCTGTAACCAGGCAGTAAAATGCTTCATTTACAGCGACAAAAAATTTCCGTCCCCCGGAAATAATTGGCAATAAATTGACAATCTCGACCAGTGATCCGAATTACAAATACGAAAGCAATATAAGTGGCATCATCCTGACGTCAGACAAGACCTATGCCGCTAAATTATTTATGCTGCTTGAGTTACTTCAAATTAAAGTCCAGTTATAGATTTTACTATTGAAAACCAGAGATTTAAATGAAAAAAGTGTAGCTATTCTGAGAGGGTTAAGATGAGGCGGTTTCAAATAATTTTTCATGATAATTTAAATTAAGTAAAGTGAGAAATATCTATTATAAAGATATGTAATAATTTATAGGAAATCAATTTAGTAACCTTTTCCAACCAGATTTAGAATTATTCGAAAGAATCATCTTACCTGTTTTTCGTCCGATTTATAACAGGAAATTGAGAAATTCGCAGTTTGGTACAGCCATAGGGAACAAGAATTATATCTTCCTCTTCGGGGCTGTTTTCCATATTGTAAATCTTGCTGAAGGGAATCGGGCCGGCCATTTCGTTGTATAGTTTCCATGATGGAATCCGCCTTGCTTTTGATCTCATAATTAGTGGCGCATTTTCAAGATTCCATGGATAATTTGTCGTTACACCAGTTTTTTCAATCTTAAAAAGATCATCCAGTTTTTCTTCCGGGACTTTGAAAATTCCAAAATTCCAAGGTGTAGTGGGACGGATTTCCATGTAAGATTTACCATAATCCACCGGATCTTTTTCATTCACAATATTTTTACTTTCCTCACCGATTTTTAATGCATAAGTAATCGGGCCGCGTTCAACGGAGATAGAATTTTCAAACCACTCGTTCTGGAAAATATGCATGGGCAACGATAATTCTACCACATCACCAGACTTCCATTGACGGTTAATTCTTACAATTTGCTGTCCTTTGCTTTCCTGAATGATCTTACCATTCACTTTAATTACGCCCGTTTTACACCATGCGGGAATACGCAGGTGAAAGGGAAAAGAAAGTGCTTTTACTTTTTCATCAGTCGTTAAAGTGAATCTGATATTTTCTTCAAACGGATAATTTGTTTCTTCTTTAAATGATATTTCCGTTCCATTCGCGACCTTCATTTTTACCTCGCTGGGAGAATAAACCAAAGCAGCAACACCCTGATCTGCCGTAGCGTACCATAAATTTTGTGTGAATTTTGGCCAGCCCTGATGCATGTTTGAAGTACAGCACGGATAACCCGTTAGCAATCCGTAACAGAGATCCGTTCCTCCATGATTATCAGCAAAATTCCGCATCAGACGTGTTGCCATAACCTGGTTGGCCTGCTGAAAATATTGTCTGCCCATGTAATCGTCTGTTACCTGCACTGGCAATGCGTTGAAAGCGATTTTTTCAATTTTATCCGCATAGTCAACATCTCCTGTAATTTCCAGCGTGCTTTCCAGGGAAAACATCATTTCAACTGCGCTGCATAATTCAGATCCCTGTGTTGGATTATTACCATGTAAGGCTTCGTCGCCGCCGTACAAACCGTGCGCCAGACCGTTAAATTTTCGCAAATCCTGAAAACCCTTTTTTGTTGCATCCAGATATTTTTGTTCCGGATGATGCTGATAATAGACTACCGGCTCCTTGATTCCCTGCGCCAGATTTACGCAATGAATGCTTCCCGATGTCGATAGAAGATTGGTGTTTAAAAATGCATTTGTATAATCAAAAGTCTGTTTATGAAGAAGGTCACCAAGATCAAGTAAAAATTTATCACCTGTAATATTGTACAGCCAGTACACGACCATCAGATTATCTCCGGCTCTGAATTTGGCCCAATAAGTCCAGTGGTCAAGCGGATTTTTTGGAAGTTCTTTGAGTTGATATTTGAAATATTCCGTCATCAAAGTAATAACCCGCTGATCGCCCGTCGCGGAATAATACTGTTTTAAGATTTTCAGCATAACCATTTTCGGCCACCAGTCACGACTGTTATCTCTTTGCAATCCTGCTTCGCTTTCGTAATCCTTAGATGGCCCAAAATATCCATCCGGCTGACGGCTGTTTATGGCCCATTCTACCCAGGGTTTTGTTTTGGCAATCAAATCTTTATCGTCAAGAATATACGCCAGCGGCAAAAGTCCGTCGATCCAGTATGGGCCACGTTCCCATTGATCGCCATCGCCTCCAAGCCAGCCATTTCTCTGGTTCATGACAAGCGGATATAGGCTATCGAGATTTCCCGTTGCACCATTTTTTTGGCGCACAAGCATTTCTTTAAGCCAGCCTTGCGGTTTAATTGAACCCAAAGGCAATTCCAGATACGTATTCTGACGCAAGGGAGCACGGCTGTTTACATAGTTCGCGTTTTGAATATGTTTTTTTGGCATTTGCCCAAAAGCAAAAATGGAAAAACCGGATAGGAAAAGTGCCAGCGTATATTTTTTTGTCGTTTGCGAACTCATTCGTAATATTTAGGAAAGCCAAAGTCCAATTTAGGGAAAAAAGCCAGAATAGGATAATATCTAACGGTGGATTTAGTCGTCCTCATTTATATTTCATCTCTTCTGATTACACATTTGTATTTTTGCTACTTTGCACAAAGTATATTAAAGCAATTTGTCATGGCATTTATAAATTTCAATTCGGGTAAAGTTGTGCAGATATGGGATGGCATTTCCGGTACGCTGGCACATACGGAGAACTCGACTTTTGGCTATTTTACAATTCAAAACGGTACAGATTTACCGGAGCACAGTCATATTCACGAACAGTGCTGCCACGTTCTGGAAGGTGAGCTTGAATTCAATATTAACGGAGAAATACAATTACTGACAAAAGGTATGGCGGCGTTCATACCATCAATGGCACCGCATTCAGCCAAAGCTTTAACTGAATGTAAGGTAATTGACTGCTTCACCCCGGTTCGTGAAGATTTTGTAGCATTAGAAAAACAACAGTCCTGATTTGTAAAAGCGGTCACAATCTTTAAAATATTCTATTTTCGATTTTGACCGTTATTGCTGGTATCTAAACAGCCAGTGTCTGCAAAGCGCTGACCAGCTTGTCAATATCACTTAATGAATTATAAATGTGTGGTGCAATCCGGATTCCGCCGGTTGGTGCTGTTGCGATGCCATGCAGATCGTAAAGTTTTTGGCTGATTTCGGCAGGTT
The nucleotide sequence above comes from Dyadobacter subterraneus. Encoded proteins:
- a CDS encoding response regulator transcription factor; this encodes MITIALVDKHPVMRIGLNALLKDNFNDILILESSCMTSFLKTNAKSDVTILGINPDSNAGNLRFLNNLDNKDAFGPIIVYDEEPRPYLAISFLKAGVMGYLSKQNDESELIECITDVLIGNRYLCKEILGTNRDVSAFEKTTRLKENSNLTFHEYEIAQYICQGVNISEIAQIFDRKTSTISTIKMRILKKLKVNNVLELRNLMLVNETGTCS
- a CDS encoding beta-L-arabinofuranosidase domain-containing protein; translated protein: MSSQTTKKYTLALFLSGFSIFAFGQMPKKHIQNANYVNSRAPLRQNTYLELPLGSIKPQGWLKEMLVRQKNGATGNLDSLYPLVMNQRNGWLGGDGDQWERGPYWIDGLLPLAYILDDKDLIAKTKPWVEWAINSRQPDGYFGPSKDYESEAGLQRDNSRDWWPKMVMLKILKQYYSATGDQRVITLMTEYFKYQLKELPKNPLDHWTYWAKFRAGDNLMVVYWLYNITGDKFLLDLGDLLHKQTFDYTNAFLNTNLLSTSGSIHCVNLAQGIKEPVVYYQHHPEQKYLDATKKGFQDLRKFNGLAHGLYGGDEALHGNNPTQGSELCSAVEMMFSLESTLEITGDVDYADKIEKIAFNALPVQVTDDYMGRQYFQQANQVMATRLMRNFADNHGGTDLCYGLLTGYPCCTSNMHQGWPKFTQNLWYATADQGVAALVYSPSEVKMKVANGTEISFKEETNYPFEENIRFTLTTDEKVKALSFPFHLRIPAWCKTGVIKVNGKIIQESKGQQIVRINRQWKSGDVVELSLPMHIFQNEWFENSISVERGPITYALKIGEESKNIVNEKDPVDYGKSYMEIRPTTPWNFGIFKVPEEKLDDLFKIEKTGVTTNYPWNLENAPLIMRSKARRIPSWKLYNEMAGPIPFSKIYNMENSPEEEDIILVPYGCTKLRISQFPVINRTKNR
- a CDS encoding cupin domain-containing protein, with amino-acid sequence MAFINFNSGKVVQIWDGISGTLAHTENSTFGYFTIQNGTDLPEHSHIHEQCCHVLEGELEFNINGEIQLLTKGMAAFIPSMAPHSAKALTECKVIDCFTPVREDFVALEKQQS